The Deltaproteobacteria bacterium genome contains a region encoding:
- a CDS encoding phosphoribosylamine--glycine ligase gives MKVLIIGNGGREHAICRALMTANPQPSLFIAPGNPGTAECGENVAIAVDDIEGIVDYAKQHEIDLVIPGPELPLVLGIGDALDAAGIPCCGPGKGASQLEGSKAFTREITETVNVPAPRFEKVTTSEALRAAINSWDGVPVVKADGLASGKGVFLPETKE, from the coding sequence ATGAAGGTACTTATTATAGGAAATGGTGGCCGCGAGCATGCGATTTGTCGTGCGCTGATGACCGCCAACCCACAGCCATCCCTATTCATCGCCCCAGGTAACCCAGGGACGGCTGAGTGTGGTGAGAATGTCGCCATCGCTGTGGATGACATTGAAGGCATTGTTGATTACGCCAAGCAGCACGAGATTGACCTCGTGATTCCTGGTCCTGAGCTGCCTCTCGTGCTCGGCATTGGAGACGCACTGGATGCAGCGGGTATTCCATGTTGCGGCCCCGGCAAAGGCGCTTCGCAGCTCGAAGGCTCAAAAGCATTTACCCGTGAAATCACCGAGACGGTTAATGTTCCGGCACCGCGCTTTGAAAAGGTCACGACCTCAGAAGCATTACGGGCCGCGATTAACAGCTGGGACGGCGTTCCGGTCGTCAAGGCCGACGGACTTGCCTCAGGTAAAGGGGTTTTCCTTCCGGAGACGAAAGAAG